Proteins encoded together in one Polaribacter reichenbachii window:
- a CDS encoding TonB-dependent receptor, translating into MRNFKNLLFVALLLVSATVLGQTKITGVIVDETNQPLPGASVLEKGTTNGVSTDFDGNFTLNTKSDAGTLVISFIGYKTKEVPFTSAKTQLGNIKLAEDAVLDEIVLTATSFAIDRKTPVAVSTIKAADIERKLGSQEFPEVLKSTPGVYATKSGGGFGDGRINLRGFNSVNVAVMINGVPVNDMENGAVYWSNWAGLSDVTSAMQVQRGLGASKVAVPSIGGTINILSKTSDVEKGGSIIASTGNDGYQKSGFTLSTGLMDNGLAATVSFAKIEGEGYIDGTEFKGYNYFVNLSKELNENHKLSLTSAPQRHGQRQNRSTIETYRNAESGNKFNPDWGYKNGQVTHIEDNFYHKSQTSLNHYWTISDKTSLSTAAYVSFGSGGGGGTAGDNTSLFNVRLGGDDQPVDLDNIVEINQANGANGSEAILRASYNDHEWYGVLSTFKTELSDRFNLVAGLDWRTYTGKHYRKVTDLLGGQYFLDDSNINNSNAALQVGDKFSYNNDGNVGWLGFFGQLEYDADSFNAFVSTSFQNTSYQRVDYFQYTPDSDLRTSDKYNFQGYSIKGGANYNLDDQNNVFVNVGYFERPADFDAVFTNFNNVDINENAENQKIFSVELGYGLRSEKFAANVNLYRTKWSDRTFTETVPSFVAGQDDFTANILGVDAIHQGVEFDFNYRPSDKLSITGMLSLGDWKWDNDILDTAIFDGDQNQVATVDLLIKDLKVADAAQTTAALGLLYKFWDKTSITVDYNYFANLYADFNVLGSANFTETGDVKEESERIDNTWKAPNYSTFDASLRHGFKLGNFDTTVTVRVNNIFDTEYIADATDGDDPLVYFGFGRTYNLGLKINF; encoded by the coding sequence ATGAGAAATTTTAAAAACTTATTATTTGTAGCTTTACTTTTGGTGTCGGCTACAGTTTTAGGACAAACTAAAATTACAGGGGTAATTGTGGATGAAACAAATCAACCTTTACCTGGAGCAAGTGTCTTAGAGAAAGGCACAACTAATGGAGTATCTACAGATTTTGATGGTAATTTTACATTAAATACTAAATCTGATGCTGGTACTCTAGTAATCTCTTTTATAGGTTACAAAACTAAAGAAGTTCCTTTTACTTCAGCTAAAACTCAGTTAGGTAATATTAAATTAGCAGAAGATGCTGTTTTAGATGAAATTGTTTTAACAGCTACATCTTTTGCAATAGACAGAAAAACACCAGTTGCTGTTTCTACTATTAAAGCAGCTGATATTGAAAGAAAGTTAGGGTCTCAAGAATTTCCAGAGGTTTTAAAATCTACTCCAGGGGTTTATGCTACTAAATCTGGTGGTGGTTTTGGAGATGGTCGTATTAACTTACGTGGTTTTAATTCTGTAAACGTTGCTGTAATGATTAACGGAGTTCCTGTAAATGATATGGAAAACGGAGCTGTTTATTGGTCTAACTGGGCTGGGTTATCAGATGTAACTTCTGCAATGCAAGTTCAAAGGGGTTTAGGAGCATCTAAAGTTGCTGTGCCATCTATTGGAGGTACAATTAATATTTTATCTAAAACTTCTGATGTAGAAAAAGGTGGTAGTATTATTGCTTCTACAGGTAATGATGGTTATCAAAAATCTGGATTTACTTTATCTACAGGTTTAATGGATAATGGATTAGCTGCAACTGTATCTTTTGCAAAAATTGAAGGAGAAGGTTATATTGATGGTACTGAATTTAAAGGATACAATTACTTTGTAAATTTATCTAAAGAATTAAATGAAAATCATAAATTATCATTAACTTCTGCACCACAAAGACATGGTCAAAGACAAAACAGAAGTACTATAGAAACTTATAGAAATGCTGAGTCTGGTAATAAATTTAATCCAGATTGGGGTTACAAAAATGGTCAAGTAACTCATATAGAAGATAACTTCTACCACAAATCTCAAACTTCTTTAAACCACTATTGGACGATTAGTGATAAAACTTCTTTATCAACAGCAGCTTACGTTTCTTTCGGTTCAGGAGGAGGTGGTGGTACTGCTGGAGATAACACTAGTTTATTTAATGTAAGACTAGGAGGAGATGATCAACCAGTAGATTTAGATAATATTGTAGAAATAAACCAAGCTAACGGAGCTAATGGTTCTGAAGCTATTTTAAGAGCTTCTTATAACGATCACGAATGGTATGGTGTTTTATCTACATTTAAAACAGAACTTTCAGATAGATTTAACTTAGTAGCAGGTTTAGATTGGAGAACTTATACAGGTAAACATTATAGAAAAGTAACTGATTTATTAGGAGGACAATACTTTTTAGATGATTCAAATATTAATAATTCTAATGCTGCATTACAAGTAGGTGATAAATTTTCTTACAATAATGATGGTAATGTTGGTTGGTTAGGTTTCTTTGGTCAATTAGAATATGATGCAGATAGCTTTAATGCTTTTGTTTCTACATCTTTCCAAAATACTTCTTACCAAAGAGTAGATTATTTTCAATATACTCCAGACAGTGATTTAAGAACTTCAGATAAGTATAATTTTCAAGGCTACAGTATTAAAGGTGGGGCTAATTACAACTTAGATGACCAGAATAATGTTTTTGTAAACGTAGGTTATTTTGAAAGACCTGCAGATTTTGATGCAGTTTTCACAAATTTTAATAATGTAGATATTAACGAAAATGCAGAAAATCAAAAGATTTTTAGTGTAGAATTAGGCTATGGTTTAAGAAGTGAAAAATTTGCTGCAAACGTAAACTTATATAGAACGAAATGGAGTGATAGAACTTTTACAGAAACTGTACCTAGTTTTGTTGCTGGTCAAGATGATTTTACAGCAAATATTTTAGGGGTAGATGCAATACACCAAGGTGTTGAGTTTGATTTTAATTATAGACCTTCTGATAAATTAAGTATTACAGGTATGTTATCTTTAGGAGATTGGAAATGGGATAATGACATCTTAGATACTGCGATATTTGATGGAGACCAAAATCAAGTTGCAACTGTAGATTTATTAATTAAAGACTTAAAAGTTGCAGATGCTGCACAAACTACAGCAGCATTAGGATTATTATATAAATTTTGGGATAAAACAAGTATAACTGTAGATTATAACTATTTTGCTAATCTTTATGCAGATTTTAATGTTTTAGGAAGTGCAAACTTTACTGAAACAGGAGATGTTAAAGAAGAAAGTGAAAGAATCGATAATACTTGGAAAGCACCAAATTATAGTACTTTTGATGCAAGTTTACGTCATGGTTTTAAACTAGGTAACTTCGATACTACAGTAACTGTTCGTGTTAATAATATTTTTGACACAGAATATATTGCTGATGCTACAGATGGAGATGATCCATTAGTGTACTTTGGTTTTGGAAGAACTTATAATTTAGGTCTTAAAATTAATTTTTAA
- a CDS encoding choice-of-anchor J domain-containing protein: MKKIFYSIAILSLLFTGCENPMEDIYEEIDANPTAIVGDVTYTVTDEDYEAFELTYGSFNSEDEAKELLPDFLAEKYPVWGKGSSALVEYKLYIGNAEGISDYTYSDEYSLELTDYPSFTTDNAVAFYESENAGDFIPTTLEDNFTTAEEGDVVLAKYSQYVGETVIGITEFYTADFAGEKSLLDYEAVSVSGDQTWVATQYGIEVTGYDSGERYENEDWLISTGIDLSSFPNSTLQVNQTFNYGDPSGFSVLISTDYTDNISTATWDVIDLVNVPDGSTWDDIVSEEYSLAAYNGETINIAFKYTSTGSETETGTYQLNYVSLKASGVEGKIESVSEFYTFDGSSWELSEGVYYLSDADFDSMGEGDDQPGEYNNFGSSISPDDYLPTFLGIKYPYAKEGDVLDVIYKYYSSSSGAQLRGNLYTYTSGVWTGYESTIVTTLQLGHDGTTWVPDNTIKYELTGADYTLIADTYRDVAGYSSAVGNLENYGNISTFNWDDDQIDAAINTVIEARYPGLAEDQKFAITIYVYDGSSHNITINYILKDGVYVRND, translated from the coding sequence ATGAAAAAAATATTTTATTCTATAGCAATACTTTCATTGTTATTTACAGGGTGTGAAAACCCAATGGAAGACATTTATGAAGAAATAGATGCCAACCCAACAGCAATTGTAGGAGACGTAACTTATACGGTTACTGATGAAGATTATGAAGCTTTCGAATTAACTTATGGAAGCTTTAACTCAGAAGATGAAGCAAAAGAATTATTACCAGATTTTTTAGCAGAAAAATACCCAGTTTGGGGAAAAGGTTCCTCTGCATTAGTTGAGTATAAATTATACATAGGTAATGCTGAAGGTATTAGCGATTATACATATTCTGATGAATACTCTTTAGAACTTACAGATTATCCATCATTTACAACAGACAATGCAGTAGCTTTTTATGAAAGCGAAAATGCTGGAGATTTTATACCTACTACTTTAGAAGATAACTTTACAACTGCTGAAGAAGGAGATGTTGTATTAGCTAAATATAGCCAATATGTTGGTGAAACTGTAATTGGAATTACAGAATTCTATACTGCAGATTTTGCAGGTGAAAAATCTTTGTTAGATTATGAAGCTGTTAGTGTTAGTGGAGATCAAACATGGGTGGCTACTCAATATGGGATAGAAGTAACAGGTTATGATAGTGGAGAACGATATGAAAATGAAGATTGGTTAATTTCAACAGGTATTGATTTATCTAGTTTCCCAAATTCAACTTTGCAAGTTAATCAAACTTTTAATTATGGAGATCCTTCAGGGTTTAGTGTTTTAATCTCAACGGATTATACAGACAATATTTCAACGGCAACTTGGGATGTTATTGATTTAGTTAACGTGCCAGACGGAAGTACTTGGGATGATATAGTATCTGAAGAGTATAGTTTAGCTGCATATAATGGAGAAACTATCAATATTGCATTTAAATATACATCTACAGGTTCTGAAACTGAAACAGGTACTTATCAATTAAATTATGTTTCTTTAAAAGCTTCAGGTGTAGAAGGAAAAATAGAAAGTGTATCAGAATTCTATACCTTTGATGGTTCTTCTTGGGAATTATCTGAAGGTGTTTACTATTTAAGCGATGCTGATTTTGATTCTATGGGAGAAGGTGACGATCAACCAGGTGAATACAATAACTTTGGTAGTTCTATTTCTCCAGATGATTATTTACCAACTTTCTTAGGTATCAAATACCCTTATGCTAAAGAAGGTGATGTTTTAGATGTAATTTATAAGTATTACTCAAGTTCATCAGGTGCTCAATTAAGAGGTAATCTTTATACCTATACTTCTGGTGTTTGGACAGGTTATGAATCTACAATAGTAACTACTTTACAATTAGGTCATGATGGTACAACTTGGGTGCCAGATAATACTATTAAATATGAGTTAACAGGTGCAGATTATACGCTAATTGCAGACACTTATAGAGATGTTGCAGGTTATTCTAGTGCTGTCGGTAACTTAGAAAACTATGGTAATATCAGTACATTTAATTGGGATGATGATCAAATTGATGCAGCTATTAACACGGTTATAGAAGCACGTTACCCAGGTTTAGCAGAAGATCAAAAATTTGCGATAACTATTTATGTATATGATGGTTCTTCTCATAACATTACAATCAATTATATTTTAAAAGATGGTGTTTACGTAAGAAACGACTAA
- a CDS encoding lysophospholipid acyltransferase family protein, whose protein sequence is MKILSYFLSSIFAAVFFLLLLIFHPIQWLGLKLGGSNGHQSVVDIMNWFLVKSLLILGVPVKIKNDYDIPVGKTIIFVSNHQSMFDISPIIWYFRKHIPKFVSKKELSKGIPSISFNLRNGGAALIDRKDPKQAITELINFSKKINKNKWSATIFPEGTRSKTGKPKKFAPNGLNILTKYNKEGYVVPLTINNSWKVFKYGKFPLGIGSPIIITVHEPIKIDAMPFKELLEKTEAVITAHIK, encoded by the coding sequence ATGAAAATTTTAAGTTATTTTCTATCATCAATATTTGCTGCAGTATTCTTTTTACTATTGCTTATTTTTCATCCTATACAATGGTTAGGTTTAAAATTAGGTGGATCTAATGGCCATCAAAGTGTAGTAGATATTATGAACTGGTTTTTAGTAAAAAGTTTACTAATATTAGGAGTGCCAGTAAAAATTAAGAATGATTATGATATACCTGTTGGTAAAACCATCATTTTTGTATCTAATCATCAAAGTATGTTTGATATTTCGCCAATAATTTGGTATTTTAGAAAACATATTCCAAAATTTGTATCAAAAAAGGAACTAAGCAAAGGCATACCAAGTATTTCATTTAATTTAAGAAATGGTGGTGCAGCGTTAATTGATAGAAAAGATCCGAAACAAGCGATTACAGAATTGATTAATTTTTCAAAAAAAATCAATAAAAATAAATGGTCTGCAACAATTTTTCCAGAAGGTACAAGAAGTAAAACAGGCAAGCCTAAAAAGTTTGCACCAAATGGCTTAAATATACTTACAAAGTATAACAAAGAAGGCTATGTTGTACCATTAACAATTAATAATTCTTGGAAAGTTTTTAAGTACGGAAAATTTCCATTAGGTATAGGAAGCCCGATTATAATTACAGTGCACGAGCCTATAAAAATAGATGCAATGCCATTTAAAGAATTATTAGAAAAAACTGAAGCTGTTATTACAGCTCATATAAAATAA
- a CDS encoding acyl-ACP desaturase produces MSIKNVRKEVMLTLEQKMQSFMETYLIPAEKIWQPTDFLPNSQSDSFITEVEEIREISKELHDDFWVVLVGDTITEEALPTYESWLLDLDGVCQDPDNSWAKWVRTWTAEENRHGDVLNKYLYLSGRVNMREVEISTQHLIADGFDIGTSTDPYKNFVYTTFQELATYVSHNNVAKIARKKGHKALAKMSKIIAGDEMRHHQAYAHFVKEIFQIDASEMMLAFQHMMKHKIVMPAMHLRESFGEKGSLFDDFSTVAQRIGVYTGFDYVDILKKLNTMWEIDKITNLTPEAEKARDYLMKLPDRMYRITERIKVPDTDFQFKWMLQPS; encoded by the coding sequence ATGTCTATAAAAAACGTAAGAAAAGAAGTGATGCTAACTTTAGAACAAAAGATGCAGAGCTTTATGGAAACCTATTTAATACCTGCCGAAAAAATTTGGCAGCCTACAGATTTTTTACCTAATTCTCAGAGCGATTCTTTTATAACAGAAGTAGAAGAAATTAGAGAAATATCTAAAGAATTACATGACGATTTTTGGGTAGTTTTAGTAGGTGATACTATTACAGAAGAAGCGTTGCCAACCTACGAATCTTGGTTATTAGATTTAGATGGCGTTTGTCAAGACCCAGATAATAGCTGGGCAAAATGGGTTAGAACTTGGACCGCAGAAGAAAACAGACATGGAGATGTTTTAAATAAATATCTGTATTTATCAGGACGTGTAAATATGCGCGAAGTAGAAATTTCTACACAGCATTTAATTGCAGATGGTTTTGATATTGGTACATCTACAGATCCATATAAAAACTTTGTGTACACTACATTTCAAGAATTAGCAACCTATGTTTCTCACAACAATGTAGCTAAAATTGCACGTAAAAAAGGACACAAAGCATTGGCTAAAATGTCCAAAATTATTGCTGGAGACGAAATGCGTCATCACCAAGCCTATGCACATTTTGTAAAAGAAATTTTTCAAATAGATGCCAGTGAAATGATGTTGGCTTTTCAGCACATGATGAAACATAAAATTGTGATGCCAGCAATGCATTTAAGAGAATCTTTTGGCGAAAAAGGAAGTTTATTCGACGATTTCTCTACAGTTGCACAAAGAATTGGTGTTTACACAGGTTTCGATTATGTAGATATTTTAAAGAAATTGAACACAATGTGGGAGATTGATAAAATAACAAACCTAACACCAGAAGCAGAAAAAGCACGCGACTATTTAATGAAGCTTCCAGACAGAATGTACAGAATTACAGAAAGAATAAAAGTGCCAGACACAGATTTTCAGTTTAAATGGATGTTACAACCTAGTTAG
- a CDS encoding amidohydrolase, whose translation MKNELRVVGIQADLVWEKPAKNLAFFEEKIKSLSKNTDLVVLPEMFSTGFTMKPKNVAEKMNGIAVSWIIKMAKENDIAITGSLVIEDDLNYYNRLVFVHDSGKIETYDKRHSFSLAGEDKEYTSGNKKLIVDYKGWKICPLICYDLRFPVWTRNTENYDLLIYMANWPIKRIKAWDTLLKARAIENMSYTIGVNRTGTDANNYAYSGGSVIVDYLGDEISNLPKNEIGIIEATLIKNSQQKVRKQLGFLNDKDDFNILL comes from the coding sequence ATGAAAAACGAATTACGAGTTGTAGGTATTCAAGCGGATTTGGTTTGGGAAAAACCTGCTAAAAATCTTGCCTTTTTTGAAGAAAAAATTAAAAGTTTATCTAAAAATACAGATTTAGTGGTTTTGCCAGAAATGTTTAGCACAGGTTTTACAATGAAACCCAAAAATGTAGCTGAAAAAATGAATGGAATTGCTGTTTCTTGGATAATAAAAATGGCAAAAGAAAATGATATAGCAATTACTGGAAGTCTGGTAATTGAAGATGATTTAAATTATTACAATCGTTTAGTTTTTGTACATGATTCTGGTAAAATAGAAACGTATGATAAGAGACATTCTTTTTCTTTGGCTGGTGAAGATAAAGAATACACTTCTGGAAATAAAAAGTTAATTGTAGACTATAAAGGATGGAAGATTTGCCCTTTAATTTGTTACGATTTGCGTTTTCCTGTTTGGACAAGAAACACAGAAAATTACGATCTTTTAATTTATATGGCAAATTGGCCAATTAAAAGAATAAAAGCTTGGGATACGCTTTTAAAAGCACGTGCAATAGAAAATATGAGTTATACTATTGGCGTAAATAGAACAGGTACAGATGCCAATAATTATGCCTATTCTGGAGGTTCTGTTATAGTTGATTATTTAGGTGATGAAATTTCGAATTTACCTAAAAATGAAATCGGAATTATTGAAGCTACTTTAATAAAAAACAGTCAACAAAAAGTTAGAAAACAATTGGGCTTTTTGAATGATAAAGATGATTTTAATATTCTTCTCTAA
- a CDS encoding PD-(D/E)XK nuclease family protein, which produces MQSFISETLDDILQTTKSFENVIFILPSQRAKVFVKQEFKDKISIGFLPEMLNIEQFIQRISGVQKAESIQLLFHFYGIYKSIEKNPDSFDVFSSWAITVLQDFNEIDQHLVNTKDIFIYLRDIERLRKWSVKGTFKETELIKDHNSFLEKLNNYYDAFYQFLLNKNIGYQGLMYKEASKKVDIFLDENTNKKFFFIGFNALNNAEELLFQKTLERGNAEIYWDVDEAFYNSNHQAGKFIRRYKSEWKYYEKHQLKSLSNTFTQPKKIEVIGAAKNTTQIKYIGEVLEKSTNFKNTALVLADETLLPITLNSLPNNINAINITMGYPLKDVPTTSLLFAVFQLYISQEKLQKNIVNEFYYKDVIRFLKHQNIYGLLDNIDVFTTQIAKENQMFISEGLIQEFIKEEKEEIKTVILNFFKPFSSVAVFIDYILDLINLLKEEVNTLEKEYLFRFYTAFTQLKTLQNEFEYFTDLKTLAQFFRQLIGSESLSFQGEPLKGLQLMGMLETRVLDFENIILASANEGVLPASSQLNSFIPFDVKVEFGLPTYREKDAIFSYHFFRLLQRAKNVYILYNTEHDVFGSGEKSRFVTQLEMMRTDIVQKLVSPKIVSQKVELKEIEKNDLVFDRLKELAKQGFSPSSLTNYLHNPVSFYKQKILRIKEFDDVEETVAYNTLGTVVHETLDELYKPFMGKFLKFDDVVTMEKSAKDLVVKHFKIYFKNGDISTGKNRLIFEVANRFVVNFLASEKRILKDENNQLKIIATEENLSAEIEINGIDFSIKLHGNVDRVDELNGEIRIIDYKSGMVKSSELKVLDFEELRAKEQYKAIQVLLYGYLFTKSKKFDFSKNLKAGIYSFKNLNSGFLTINFSSNYRNPDTNITEEKLDEFIEQLKSYILEIYNPEVDFIEPADLKY; this is translated from the coding sequence ATGCAATCTTTTATTTCAGAAACTTTAGATGATATTTTACAAACCACAAAATCATTTGAAAATGTGATTTTTATACTGCCTTCGCAAAGAGCAAAGGTTTTTGTAAAGCAAGAGTTTAAAGATAAAATTAGTATTGGGTTTTTACCAGAAATGCTAAATATAGAGCAATTTATTCAGCGAATTTCTGGAGTACAAAAAGCAGAAAGCATTCAGCTTTTGTTTCATTTTTACGGAATTTATAAAAGCATAGAAAAAAATCCAGATTCTTTTGATGTTTTTTCTTCTTGGGCAATAACAGTGTTACAAGATTTTAATGAAATTGATCAACATTTGGTAAATACCAAAGACATTTTTATTTATTTAAGAGATATAGAGCGATTAAGAAAATGGTCTGTAAAAGGTACTTTTAAAGAAACTGAATTAATTAAAGATCATAATTCGTTTTTAGAAAAACTAAATAATTATTACGATGCTTTTTATCAATTTTTATTGAATAAAAACATTGGTTATCAGGGTTTAATGTATAAAGAAGCTTCTAAAAAAGTAGATATTTTTTTAGATGAAAATACTAATAAAAAGTTCTTTTTTATTGGTTTTAATGCGTTAAACAACGCAGAAGAATTATTGTTTCAAAAAACTTTAGAAAGAGGTAATGCCGAAATTTATTGGGATGTTGATGAGGCATTTTACAACTCAAATCATCAAGCAGGTAAATTTATAAGAAGGTATAAAAGCGAATGGAAATATTACGAAAAACATCAATTGAAATCATTATCAAATACGTTTACCCAACCCAAAAAGATTGAAGTAATTGGTGCTGCAAAAAATACAACTCAAATAAAATATATTGGCGAAGTTTTAGAGAAATCTACTAATTTTAAAAATACAGCTTTAGTTTTAGCAGACGAAACTTTGTTGCCAATTACTTTAAATTCTTTGCCTAATAACATCAATGCAATTAATATAACAATGGGTTATCCTTTAAAAGATGTGCCTACTACAAGTTTGTTATTTGCAGTTTTTCAATTGTATATTTCTCAAGAAAAATTACAGAAAAACATTGTTAATGAGTTTTATTATAAAGATGTTATTCGCTTTTTAAAGCATCAAAATATTTATGGTTTATTAGATAATATTGATGTTTTTACAACTCAGATTGCTAAAGAAAATCAGATGTTTATATCAGAAGGTCTTATTCAAGAATTTATAAAAGAAGAAAAAGAGGAAATTAAAACAGTAATCTTAAATTTCTTTAAACCTTTTAGTTCTGTAGCTGTTTTTATCGATTATATTTTAGACTTAATTAATCTTTTAAAAGAAGAAGTAAACACATTAGAAAAAGAATATTTATTCCGTTTTTATACCGCTTTTACACAATTAAAAACATTGCAGAATGAGTTTGAATATTTTACAGATTTAAAAACTTTAGCACAGTTTTTTAGACAATTAATTGGTTCTGAAAGTTTGTCTTTTCAAGGTGAACCTTTAAAAGGCTTACAATTAATGGGTATGTTAGAAACGCGTGTTTTAGATTTTGAAAACATTATTTTAGCTTCTGCAAACGAAGGTGTTTTGCCTGCCAGTAGCCAACTAAATTCTTTTATTCCTTTTGATGTAAAAGTTGAATTCGGTTTGCCAACTTACAGAGAAAAAGATGCTATTTTTTCTTATCACTTTTTTAGATTATTACAAAGAGCAAAAAACGTTTATATTTTATATAATACAGAACACGATGTTTTTGGAAGTGGAGAAAAAAGCCGATTTGTAACGCAATTAGAAATGATGAGAACAGATATTGTGCAGAAATTAGTATCGCCAAAAATCGTTTCTCAAAAAGTAGAATTAAAAGAAATTGAAAAAAATGATTTGGTTTTTGATCGATTAAAAGAGTTAGCAAAACAAGGTTTTTCTCCATCATCATTAACTAATTATTTGCACAATCCTGTTTCTTTTTATAAACAGAAAATTTTAAGAATAAAAGAATTCGATGATGTAGAAGAAACAGTTGCTTACAATACTTTGGGTACTGTTGTTCACGAAACTTTAGATGAGTTGTATAAACCATTTATGGGTAAATTTTTAAAGTTTGATGATGTTGTAACAATGGAAAAATCTGCCAAAGATTTGGTGGTAAAACATTTTAAAATCTATTTTAAAAATGGAGATATTTCTACTGGTAAAAACCGTTTAATTTTTGAAGTTGCCAATCGTTTTGTGGTTAATTTTTTAGCATCAGAAAAAAGAATTTTAAAGGATGAAAATAATCAACTGAAAATTATTGCTACAGAAGAAAATTTATCTGCAGAAATAGAAATTAACGGAATTGATTTCTCCATAAAATTGCACGGAAATGTAGATAGAGTAGATGAATTAAATGGAGAAATTAGAATTATTGACTACAAATCTGGAATGGTGAAATCTTCTGAATTAAAAGTTTTAGATTTTGAAGAATTAAGAGCTAAAGAACAATACAAAGCCATTCAGGTTTTATTGTATGGTTATTTATTTACGAAAAGTAAAAAGTTCGATTTTTCTAAGAATTTAAAAGCTGGAATTTATTCTTTTAAGAACCTAAACTCAGGTTTTTTAACTATCAATTTTTCATCAAACTATAGAAATCCTGATACCAATATTACCGAAGAAAAATTAGATGAATTTATAGAGCAATTAAAAAGCTACATTTTAGAGATTTACAATCCAGAAGTCGATTTTATAGAACCTGCTGATTTGAAATATTAG
- a CDS encoding universal stress protein, which produces MKHILVPIGSTESAQKTLQYAIDFADEINAKVFVFRAYSAQSKAGTMINVNRIIERETNLYLRTIVKSVDKKEVDVNLISAKGTVVDSVLAIDEELGIDLIIVGAKSNSIKEEVFLGKTAGSLVKQTDITILTVPENYKYKPVKSILMAFKSGNVKSKTALKPLEFIVDKFETTVNLLLVKTPSYSEEDLIINKDLEKLQGTLTVTENATTFQGVLEHFQTHNPDMLCVFRRKRGFFKKLWEKNTVLKQEFHTSLPLLILKGK; this is translated from the coding sequence ATGAAACATATTTTAGTACCTATTGGATCTACAGAAAGTGCACAAAAAACATTACAATATGCTATTGATTTTGCTGATGAAATTAATGCTAAAGTTTTTGTTTTTAGAGCTTACAGCGCTCAATCTAAAGCAGGAACAATGATAAATGTTAATAGGATAATTGAACGTGAAACAAATTTATATTTACGAACTATTGTTAAATCTGTAGATAAAAAAGAAGTAGATGTAAATTTAATTTCTGCTAAAGGTACTGTTGTTGATAGTGTTTTGGCAATTGACGAAGAATTAGGTATAGATTTAATTATTGTTGGTGCTAAAAGTAACTCTATTAAAGAAGAAGTTTTTTTAGGAAAAACTGCTGGTAGCTTAGTAAAACAAACAGACATTACTATTTTAACAGTACCAGAAAACTACAAATACAAACCGGTTAAAAGTATTTTAATGGCTTTTAAATCTGGAAATGTAAAAAGTAAAACCGCTTTAAAACCTTTAGAATTTATTGTTGATAAATTTGAAACAACTGTAAATTTACTTTTAGTAAAAACACCTAGTTATTCTGAAGAAGACTTAATAATAAATAAAGATTTAGAAAAACTACAAGGTACTTTAACTGTAACCGAAAATGCGACTACGTTTCAAGGTGTTTTAGAACATTTTCAGACACACAACCCAGATATGTTATGTGTTTTTAGACGTAAACGTGGTTTTTTTAAGAAACTTTGGGAAAAGAACACTGTACTTAAACAAGAGTTTCATACAAGTTTACCTTTGTTGATTTTAAAAGGAAAGTAG